From Xiphophorus maculatus strain JP 163 A chromosome 12, X_maculatus-5.0-male, whole genome shotgun sequence, the proteins below share one genomic window:
- the ficd gene encoding adenosine monophosphate-protein transferase FICD produces MAAVTEWCYISGRRVLGAWGPLLCVVFGSLVALLLPLIGLQNQCCGSMRGINQLRCQLWGSSQPSPAVQSTSLTVPFTALDVLPQRTKPSKETELEAKAALQQALEMKKLGKREKAHKLLVHALSMNPDFVDALTELGTILEEEKDVVQADHLYTKALALSPCNERALVSRDRTLPLVEEIDQRYFSLIDSKVRRLMSIPKGNSALRRVMEETYYHHIYHTVAIEGNTLTLSEIRHIIETRYAVPGKSLQEQNEAIGVDAAMKYINTTLLSRSGAITVSNILEIHRRVLGYVDPVEGGRLRTSQVFVGHHIPPHPKDLQRHMDELVQWLNSEEALQLHPVEYAALAHYKLVYIHPFVDGNGRTSRLLMNLVLMQARYPPITIRKEQRAEYYATLNTANEGDVRPFIRFIAKCTEMTLDTLLISTTEYAVGLPEADRNQACPSCKQTIPAHN; encoded by the exons ATGGCTGCTGTGACGGAGTGGTGCTACATCAGCGGCCGCCGTGTCCTCGGAGCATGGGGCCCGCTGCTGTGCGTGGTTTTCGGCTCTCTGGTGGCCCTCCTGCTTCCCCTGATAGGGTTGCAGAACCAGTGCTGTGGCTCCATGAGGGGCATCAACCAGCTCCGCTGCCAGCTGTGGGGGAGCTCACAGCCTTCTCCAGCTGTGCAGTCCACCAGCCTGACTGTCCCCTTCACGGCCCTGGATGTGCTGCCTCAGAGGACCAAACCCAGCAAAG AGACAGAGCTGGAGGCCAAAGCAGCGCTGCAGCAGGCTCTGGAGATGAAGAAACTTGGGAAGAGGGAGAAGGCTCACAAGCTGCTGGTGCATGCTCTTAGTATGAACCCTGACTTTGTGGATGCTCTGACGGAGCTGGGGACCAtactggaggaggagaaggatgTGGTCCAGGCAGACCACCTCTACACCAAGGCCTTGGCCCTCTCGCCATGTAATGAGAGAGCTCTGGTCAGCAGAGACCGAACCCTTCCCCTGGTCGAGGAGATCGACCAGCGCTATTTCAGCCTAATCGACAGTAAAGTCCGCAGGCTGATGTCTATTCCCAAAGGCAACTCGGCACTCCGTCGAGTAATGGAGGAGACATACTACCACCACATTTATCACACTGTGGCGATAGAGGGCAACACCCTCACTCTGTCCGAGATCCGACACATCATCGAGACTCGCTACGCCGTACCCGGAAAGAGTCTCCAGGAGCAGAACGAGGCCATCGGCGTGGATGCAGCCATGAAGTACATCAACACCACGCTGCTGTCCAGATCAGGAGCCATCACCGTCAGCAACATCCTGGAGATTCATCGACGAGTGCTCGGCTACGTGGACCCCGTGGAGGGCGGTCGGTTGCGGACCAGCCAGGTGTTTGTGGGCCACCACATCCCACCACACCCCAAAGACCTGCAGCGACACATGGACGAGCTGGTCCAGTGGTTAAACTCTGAGGAAGCCCTGCAGCTGCACCCTGTGGAGTATGCAGCTCTGGCCCACTACAAGCTGGTGTACATACACCCATTTGTAGACGGGAACGGACGCACGTCCCGGCTACTCATGAACCTCGTGCTCATGCAGGCGAGATATCCGCCAATTACTATTCGCAAAGAGCAAAGGGCAGAATATTACGCCACTTTGAACACGGCCAACGAGGGGGACGTGCGTCCCTTCATTCGATTCATCGCCAAATGTACGGAAATGACACTGGACACTCTGCTGATTTCCACAACAGAGTACGCTGTGGGACTCCCAGAAGCCGACCGGAACCAGGCCTGTCCCAGCTGCAAACAGACCATTCCAGCCCACAACTAA
- the sart3 gene encoding squamous cell carcinoma antigen recognized by T-cells 3, whose translation MAAPSNAEQTQLQDMEEEEAGMEEREMESDEEEGMGVENSEDEEDDSSEDEKENEAEIQRLEEQLSINAFDYNCHVDLIKLLKQEGELFRLRKARQKMSELFPLTEEIWLDWLKDEIRLTEEDSNREKVYELFERAVKDYICPDIWLEYAQYSIGGMGSPGGIDKVRSIFERAVTAVGLHMTKGQTLWEAYREFENAVLSTVQPPPGKIPSREEQELLSAQLERIHTLFRRQLAVPLMDMETTYAEYEEWSENGVPETVIHLYRKALQQKEKCKSYEETLLVAEPPKLAEYQAYIDFELKEGDPARVQITFERALAENCLVPDMWTKYTTYLDRQLKIKDLVLSTHERAVRNCPWTMSLWKSYLQALERHGADHQSVSDVFEKALNAGFIQATDYVDIWQAYLDYLRRRVDFSKESSKELEELRAAFSRSLDYLKQDVEERFGESGDPSCAIMQIWARIEAHHCKNMQKAREVWDNIMTKGNAKYANMWLEYYNLERAYGDMTHCRKALHRAVQCTSDYPEHVCEVLLSFERVEGTLADWDTAVQKTETRLNRINEQRAKAAEKETNLARHEEEKMEQRRKAKAEKKAQKKAQKTSRGGEKRKAEQDDYQENWTEESAPKRQRGNGDNNADEYMETETGLFVRNAPPGNKSGGARNARQGAAVAAQRQNDDRREMRDDSCSVFISNLAYTLEDPEAKLKSLFESCGPIRRVQLITGNRGISRGYGYVQFESAAAVPDALKLDRKEVEGRPMFVSPCVDKNKNPEFKVFKYNTSMEKHKIFISGLPFSCTKEQLAEICKPHGSIRDVRLVTYRSGKPKGLAYVEFANETQASQAVLKLDGIDVEGNKVSVAISNPPRKSLTDKPGSSRPMGDIMPRQVYGSRGRGRTQLSLLPRSLHRQPAPPGKVENGTAAEGAPPPPTGSAAAGEPRSLSNSDFAKMLLNK comes from the exons ATGGCAGCGCCAAGCAACGCAGAGCAAACGCAGTTGCAAGAtatggaggaggaagaagcaGGGATGGAGGAAAGGGAGATGGAATCGGACGAAGAGGAGGGCATGGGTGTGGAAAACTCCGAAGACGAAGAGGACGACTCATCTGAGGACGAGAAGGAAAATGAAGCTGAGATCCAGCGATTGGAGGAGCAG CTGTCGATCAACGCCTTCGACTACAACTGTCACGTGGATCTTATCAAACTCCTCAAGCAGGAGGGAGAACTTTTCCGCCTGCGAAAGGCAAGACAGAAGATGAGCGAACTTTTCCCTCTAACTGAAG AGATCTGGCTTGACTGGCTCAAAGATGAGATCCGCCTGACTGAGGAGGATTCAAATCGAGAGAAAGTGTATGAGCTGTTTGAGAGAGCCGTGAAAGACTACATCT gtcCAGATATTTGGCTCGAATATGCCCAGTACTCTATTGGTGGCATGGGGTCACCAGGTGGGATAGATAAGGTGAGGTCCATCTTTGAGAGAGCGGTGACGGCGGTGGGGCTTCACATGACCAAGGGACAGACGCTGTGGGAGGCGTACAGAGAGTTTGAGAACGCGGTTTTGTCCAcagtgcag CCTCCCCCTGGCAAGATTCCCAGCCGCGAGGAGCAGGAGCTGCTCTCCGCTCAGCTCGAGCGGATTCATACGCTGTTTCGCCGCCAGCTGGCCGTTCCCTTAATGG ACATGGAAACCACCTATGCAGAGTACGAGGAGTGGTCAGAAAACGGAGTCCCCGAGACGGTCATCCATCTGTACAGAAAGGCTTTGCAGCAGAAGGAAAAGTGCAAATCTTACGAAGAGACTCTG CTGGTAGCCGAACCTCCCAAACTGGCCGAATATCAAGCCTACATTGATTTTGAACTGAAGGAGGGCGACCCGGCACGCGTCCAGATAACATTTGAACGGGCTCTGGCTGAGAACTGCCTGGTACCAGACATGTGGACTAAATACACCACATATCTT gaTCGCCAGTTGAAGATCAAGGATTTGGTCCTGTCCACTCATGAGCGAGCCGTCAGGAACTGTCCCTGGACCATGAGTCTGTGGAAGAGCTACCTGCAGGCTCTGGAGAGGCATGGGGCCGACCATCAGAGTGTGTCAG atgtttttgaaaaggCGCTGAATGCAGGTTTCATTCAAGCGACGGATTATGTAGACATATGGCAGGCATACCTTGACTACCTGAGGAGACGAGTGGACTTCAGTAAAG AATCCAGTAAAGAGCTAGAAGAGCTACGCGCTGCCTTCTCTCGATCCCTAGACTACCTGAAGCAAGATGTTGAAGAAC GGTTTGGTGAAAGTGGAGATCCATCTTGTGCCATTATGCAGATTTGGGCTCGGATAGAG GCCCACCACTGCAAGAACATGCAGAAAGCAAGAGAAGTGTGGGATAACATCATGACTAAAGGGAACGCCAAATACGCCAACATGTGGTTGGAGTACTACAACCTTGAAAG AGCTTATGGAGACATGACTCACTGCAGGAAGGCTCTCCACAGAGCGGTTCAGTGCACCTCAGATTACCCAGAACACGTCTGTGAAGTCCTGCTCTCCTTTGAGAGGGTAGAAG GTACGTTGGCAGACTGGGACACAGCGGTGCAGAAGACAGAGACACGGCTGAACAGAATAAATGAGCAGCGAGCAAAG GCGGCAGAGAAAGAAACCAACCTGGCGCGTCACGAGGAGGAGAAAATGGAGCAGCGGCGGAAGGCCAAGGCAGAAAAGAAGGCCCAGAAGAAAGCCCAGAAGACAAGTCGAGGCGGGgagaagagaaaagcagagcAAGATGATTATCAGGAGAACTGGACTGAGGAATCGg CTCCTAAAAGGCAGAGAGGGAACGGTGACAACAACGCAGACGAGTACATGGAAACAGAGACCGGACTATTTGTGAGGAACGCCCCTCCTGGGAATAAGTCTGGTGGAGCTAGGAATGCCCGGCAGGGGGCAGCGGTCGCCGCCCAGAGGCAGAACGACGACCGGCGCGAGATGCGAGACGACAGCTGCAGCGTGTTCATCAGCAACCTGGCGTACACCCTGGAGGACCCAGAGGCCAAGCTGAAGTCACTCTTTGAGAGCTGCGGTCCGATCCGACGGGTCCAACTGATCACCGGCAACAGAGGGATCTCCCGAGGTTACGGCTATGTCCAGTTTGAGTCGGCGGCGGCGGTCCCTGACGCTCTGAAGCTGGacaggaaggaggtggagggcAGACCCATGTTTGTGTCACCTTgtgttgacaaaaacaaaaatcctgagTTTAAG GTGTTTAAGTACAACACATCGAtggagaaacacaaaatcttcatCTCTGGGTTGCCGTTCTCCTGCACTAAAGAGCAACTGGCGGAGATCTGCAAACCTCACGGCAGCATCAGAGATGTTCGCCTCGTCACGTACCGCTCAGGGAAACCTAAG GGTCTGGCATATGTGGAGTTTGCAAATGAAACGCAGGCGTCTCAGGCGGTGCTGAAACTAGACGGCATCGATGTGGAGGGCAACAAAGTCTCCGTTGCCATTAGCAACCCCCCACGCAAAAGCCTGACAGACAAGCCTGGCTCCAGCAGACCCATGGGAGACATAATGCCTCGTCAGGTTTACGGATC GAGAGGGCGAGGACGCACCCAGCTTTCTTTACTCCCTCGCTCTTTGCACCGTCAACCGGCGCCTCCAGGCAAAGTGGAGAATGGGACCGCAGCCGAGGGAGCGCCGCCACCGCCAACGGGCAGCGCCGCGGCCGGAGAGCCGAGGTCTTTGTCAAATTCAGACTTCGCAAAGATGCTTCTCAATAAGTGA
- the iscu gene encoding iron-sulfur cluster assembly enzyme ISCU, mitochondrial, translating into MAAVSLRNSGSLLSLFSKSFFRPELNALCSYHKKVVDHYENPRNVGSLDKNKKSVGTGLVGAPACGDVMKLQIQVDENGKIVDAKFKTFGCGSAIASSSLATEWVKGKSVDEALKIKNTDIAKELCLPPVKLHCSMLAEDAIKAALSDYRLKQEEKK; encoded by the exons ATGGCGGCGGTCTCTTTACGAAACTCCGGGTCTTTGCTGTCATTATTCAGCAAAAGTTTCTTCCGACCGGAGCTCAACGCTCTTTGCTCCTATCACAAAAAG GTGGTGGATCATTACGAAAACCCGAGAAACGTGGGCTCACTGGACAAGAACAAGAAGAGCGTGGGGACAGGGTTGGTGGGTGCACCAGCCTGCGGGGATGTTATGAAACTTCAG ATCCAAGTAGATGAAAACGGCAAGATCGTGGATGCAAAGTTCAAAACATTTGGCTGCGGATCAGCCATCGCCTCCAGCTCTCTTGCGACCGAGTGGGTGAAGGGGAAGTCG GTTGATGAAGCTCTCAAGATCAAGAACACAGACATTGCCAAAGAACTCTGCCTTCCTCCAGTCAAACTTCATTGCTCTA TGCTTGCAGAAGACGCCATTAAAGCGGCGCTGTCGGACTACAGACTaaaacaagaggagaaaaaatag
- the LOC102224540 gene encoding leucine-rich repeat transmembrane protein FLRT3-like: MLWYRCDVLLALFVWPLASLTMSPCPPGCCCPGPGFLVLCESLGLRSLPRSVPLSTSALSMARNQLCNVDHLLQAFSGLQELSLSHNLLARFPRGLPPSLESLLLQENRITYITSGVLRQLRNLTRLHLEDNRIRAIQPGALLGLKKLQLLTLKGNKLTSLPPSLPPSLTHLDLSENCISSLDLPSLAALVNLQVLQINSNCLRSVPENTFDSLPRLRSVDLTNNLWVCECDILYLYRWLLSGRLKMATDLVCKEPVHLAHRLLLNLSIVSICPRVLKPNEKMHLPVVASVEAVRTSDPGSYENGDDLQWKRLKEAIVTNEQNLQDARVLPYSFETLTYEECLSFNMSPSATPTDLKTTSFPKDQGCRENMTSPYPQGNVSSPAGTQSGLSTNREETVPPVNPQQSPHSDSKVIVSLLALLCVLLVLVMLAVLTLLRKVLVRQQRVAPANERSVG; encoded by the coding sequence ATGCTGTGGTACAGATGTGATGTCCTCCTCGCTCTCTTCGTCTGGCCCCTGGCCTCCCTCACCATGTCCCCGTGTCCCCCTGGCTGCTGCTGTCCTGGCCCGGGTTTTCTGGTCCTGTGCGAGTCTCTGGGTCTCAGGTCGCTGCCCCGCTCGGTCCCTCTCAGCACTTCCGCTCTGTCCATGGCCAGAAACCAGCTCTGCAACGTGGACCACCTTCTCCAGGCCTTCTCCGGCCTGCAGGAGCTCAGCCTCAGCCACAACCTGCTGGCCCGCTTCCCCCGCGGCTTGCCCCCCAGCCTGGAgtccctgctgctgcaggagaacCGCATCACTTACATCACGTCAGGAGTCCTCAGGCAGCTGAGGAACCTAACCCGCCTCCATCTGGAGGACAACCGAATCCGTGCCATCCAGCCCGGAGCGCTGCTGGGTCTGAAAAAGCTGCAGCTCCTGACACTGAAGGGGAACAAGCTCACCAGCCTCCCCCCGAGTCTCCCGCCATCGCTGACACATTTGGACCTGTCGGAAAACTGCATCTCCTCTCTGGATCTTCCCTCCCTCGCCGCCCTGGTCAACCTGCAGGTCCTGCAGATCAACAGCAACTGCCTGCGCTCAGTGCCTGAAAACACCTTCGACAGCCTGCCACGCCTCAGGTCCGTGGACCTAACCAACAACCTGTGGGTGTGCGAGTGCGACATCTTGTATCTGTACCGCTGGCTGCTGAGCGGCAGACTGAAGATGGCTACAGATCTGGTGTGCAAAGAGCCGGTCCACCTCGCTCATCGCCTGCTGCTCAATCTCTCCATTGTGTCCATCTGTCCACGTGTCCTAAAGCCAAATGAGAAGATGCACCTGCCCGTCGTCGCTTCTGTGGAGGCAGTGAGAACATCAGATCCAGGTTCATATGAAAACGGGGATGATTTGCAGTGGAAAAGGTTGAAAGAAGCCATTGTCACAAACGAACAAAACCTCCAGGATGCTCGGGTTTTACCCTACTCCTTCGAGACTCTGACCTATGAGGAGTGTTTATCCTTCAACATGTCTCCATCAGCCACTCCCACTGACCTGAAAACTACATCTTTTCCAAAGGACCAGGGATGCAGAGAAAACATGACATCTCCCTACCCTCAAGGCAATGTGTCCTCTCCTGCTGGGACACAGTCAGGACTGTCCACCAACAGAGAGGAGACCGTCCCTCCTGTGAATCCCCAGCAGTCCCCCCACAGCGACTCGAAGGTGATCGTCTCTCTGCTCGCCCTGCTGTGTGTGCTTCTGGTTCTTGTGATGCTGGCAGTGCTAACCCTGCTGAGAAAGGTTCTGGTGCGCCAGCAGAGAGTGGCGCCGGCAAACGAGCGATCTGTTGGATGA
- the tmem119 gene encoding transmembrane protein 119, whose amino-acid sequence MKSHLVFPVSSATLLWLCCSLCHCSPLFYNISVDGSGDEPELELIFPTSFSTRAPAEVSAATSPPSLTNTITTTMIRLKDFVLSRVVDFLQENLLIIIVVTSLLIVLVFIICCAFAMSHKRKLEAYKPLPSKTKKYTASKTGARKNSSEIQEKPYAVDHVKRVHVQGPASPKHLRMPSKALVGEKGREVRSSPRPEVRKVRDTEEVEKRREEVKFKEPVKQKEEVQKSASPSTSSSHPVCTCHLKKSNH is encoded by the coding sequence ATGAAGTCCCATCTGGTTTTTCCCGTCTCCAGTGCGACTCTGCTCTGGCTGTGCTGCAGTCTGTGCCACTGCAGTCCTCTGTTCTACAACATATCTGTGGACGGCAGCGGCGACGAACCCGAGCTGGAGCTCATTTTCCCCACCTCCTTCTCCACACGAGCGCCCGCCGAAGTCTCTGCTGCCACTTCGCCTCCCAGCCTCACCAACACCATCACTACCACCATGATCCGCCTGAAAGATTTTGTCCTGAGCCGAGTGGTGGACTTCCTGCAGGAGAACCTGCTCATCATCATCGTTGTTACCTCTCTTCTTATTGTTTTGGTCTTCATCATTTGCTGTGCGTTCGCCATGAGCCATAAGCGCAAGCTGGAGGCTTACAAGCCCCTCCCTAGCAAAACCAAAAAGTATACTGCCAGTAAAACCGGAGCTCGCAAGAACTCTAGTGAGATCCAGGAGAAACCATACGCCGTGGACCACGTCAAGAGGGTCCACGTTCAGGGTCCGGCTTCCCCTAAGCATCTGCGCATGCCCTCCAAGGCGCTGGTGGGAGAGAAGGGGAGAGAAGTCAGGTCGTCGCCTCGACCGGAGGTCAGGAAGGTCAGAGACACAGAGGAAGTGGAAAAAAGGCGGGAGGAAGTGAAGTTCAAAGAACCAGTGAAGCAAAAGGAGGAAGTCCAGAAGAGCGCCAGCCCCAGCACCAGCTCCAGTCATCCGGTCTGCACCTGCCACCTGAAGAAATCCAACCACTAA